From one Kwoniella dejecticola CBS 10117 chromosome 2, complete sequence genomic stretch:
- a CDS encoding pantoate-beta-alanine ligase gives MFSHSLVRATTRPGSAGPSTLSISASTSRKAAFAFIRHASNSASNGKGPHIPIIRTLGQLRRWRKEARDKGLEVGVVPTMGALHEGHLNLVRASLSRHPLTVMTLFVNPMQFAPHEDLSSYPRTFERDLSLLQSILPPPASPRQLHSPLVIFAPTPDVMYPLKGELQDLRSHKGVEVDVRGWAEVMEGASRPQFFKGVATVCTKLFNAVEPDHAYFGQKDIQQALLLRILVKDLLLSHPTSSNLHILPTTRSVEGLALSSRNAYLSKAELSVGPILHKALASAKQLYEGQSQSESGTESAVSKVTDEVKDEDGAEELTGEDLVANATRVILEEQERILGITTPTPEQQGGGVELTLDYIEIFDKDTFEPIRGPIGRNREFVLAGAIWVGKTRLIDNLLVGWETS, from the exons ATGTTTTCCCACTCGCTGGTGAGAGCAACAACGCGACCGGGATCAGCCGGTCCCTCCACTTTATcgatttcagcttcgacttcacGAAAGGCCGCATTCGCTTTCATTCGACATGCATCCAACAGTGCTTCGAATGGGAAGGGTCCTCATATACCAATCATCCGAACGCTGGGACAGCTGAGGCgatggaggaaagaagcgagGGACAAAGGCTTGGAAGTCGGGGTCGTGCCGACC ATGGGAGCGTTACATGAAGGTCATCTGAACTTGG TACGAGCCTCGTTATCTCGACACCCGTTGACGGTGATGACGCTTTTCGTCAACCCGATGCAG TTTGCACCTCACGAAGACCTCTCTTCTTATCCACGCACATTCGAGCGCGACCTATCTTTACTCCAATCAATCCTACCGCCACCTGCTTCACCCAGGCAGCTCC ATAGTCCATTGGTGATCTTTGCGCCAACGCCAGACGTGATGTATCCCTTAAAAGGCGAGTTGCAAGATCTGAGGAGCCATAAAGGTGTAGAGGTGGATGTGAGGGGATGGGCAGAGGTCATGGAGGGTGCTTCGAGGC CGCAATTCTTCAAAGGAGTAGCAACGGTCTGTACGAAACTGTTCAATGCCGTCGAG CCTGATCATGCGTATTTCGGTCAAAAGGATATTCAACAAGCCTTATTACTTCGAATCC TCGTGAAAGATCTCTTGTTATCGCACCCTACCTCTTCAAATCTCCACATCTTACCTACAACCAGATCAGTAGAGGGTCTAGCCCTTTCATCGCGGAACGCTTATCTGTCCAAAGCCGAGTTGAGCGTCGGCCCAATCTTACACAAAGCGCTTGCTTCCGCCAAACAGCTATACGAAGGTCAGAGTCAAAGTGAAAGTGGAACCGAAAGTGCAGTCAGCAAGGTGACTGATGAGGTtaaggacgaagatggggCCGAGGAATTAACCGGTGAAGATTTAGTAGCGAATGCTACGAGGGTGATATTGGAGGAACAAGAACGTATATTAGGTATAACGACACCAACACCGGAACAACAGGGCGGGGGAGTAGAGTTGACCTTGGATTATATTGAGATTTTCGATAAAGACACATTTGAGCCTATCAGGGGACCGATAGGGAGGAATAGGGAGTTCGTTTTGGCAGGAGCGATCTGGGTGGGGAAAACAAGGTTGATTGATAATCTCCTAGTGGGGTGGGAAACCAGTTAG